One genomic segment of Brassica napus cultivar Da-Ae chromosome A3, Da-Ae, whole genome shotgun sequence includes these proteins:
- the LOC106353107 gene encoding two-component response regulator-like APRR1 isoform X3: MASSDPQFYTDFTCSGETSSQFHGSSSCPDISALSNYVGDGFNSFNTSSNQESTFLPQVLGISDVFVPRYINYYQKRGVNNATQYFHGGDQEYYGYSPEIKPLFYQSTGEQSWGNSEGVIQAEPNTKVGRYSVEERKDRIMRYLKKKNQRNFNKTIKYVCRKTLADRRVRVRGRFARNNDTCEQQSHDHNHSEKDENMFSGSDDYLIQQMKNDDGWLHEAMCNLIYFPCELDPPSDAHHPNIWS; the protein is encoded by the exons ATGGCATCATCTGATCCTCAGTTCTACACCGATTTCACATGTTCCGGCGAGACTTCTTCTCAGTTTCACGGCTCTTCTTCATGTCCTGACATCTCAGCTCTATCCAACTACGTCGGCGATGGTTTCAATTCCTTCAACACATCTTCTAACCAAGAATCCACATTTTTACCCCAAGTTTTGGGGATTTCTGACGTTTTTGTGCCGAGGTACATCAACTACTACCAGAAAAGGGGTGTGAATAATGCCACACAATATTTTCATGGTGGAGACCAAGAATACTACGGCTATTCACCGGAGATCAAGCCCTTGTTCTATCAGTCCACTGGAGAGCAATCTTGG GGAAATAGTGAAGGAGTGATACAAGCTGAGCCGAACACAAAAGTGGGACGCTATTCGGTTGAAGAACGTAAAGACAGAATCATGAGgtacttgaagaagaagaaccaacGCAACTTCAATAAGACCATCAAG TATGTGTGTCGTAAAACCCTAGCTGACCGGCGTGTTCGTGTTCGAGGACGATTTGCCAGGAACAATGACACATGTGAACAACAATCTCACGATCACAACCATTCTGAAAAAGACGAAAATATGTTTTCTGGATCAGACGACTATCTAATCCAG CAGATGAAAAACGACGATGGTTGGCTTCACGAAGCAATGTGTAATCTGATTTATTTTCCTTGTGAACTGGACCCTCCTAGTGATGCTCATCATCCAAACATATGGAGCTGA
- the LOC106353107 gene encoding two-component response regulator-like APRR1 isoform X1 has product MASSDPQFYTDFTCSGETSSQFHGSSSCPDISALSNYVGDGFNSFNTSSNQESTFLPQVLGISDVFVPRYINYYQKRGVNNATQYFHGGDQEYYGYSPEIKPLFYQSTGEQSWQGNSEGVIQAEPNTKVGRYSVEERKDRIMRYLKKKNQRNFNKTIKYVCRKTLADRRVRVRGRFARNNDTCEQQSHDHNHSEKDENMFSGSDDYLIQQMKNDDGWLHEAMCNLIYFPCELDPPSDAHHPNIWS; this is encoded by the exons ATGGCATCATCTGATCCTCAGTTCTACACCGATTTCACATGTTCCGGCGAGACTTCTTCTCAGTTTCACGGCTCTTCTTCATGTCCTGACATCTCAGCTCTATCCAACTACGTCGGCGATGGTTTCAATTCCTTCAACACATCTTCTAACCAAGAATCCACATTTTTACCCCAAGTTTTGGGGATTTCTGACGTTTTTGTGCCGAGGTACATCAACTACTACCAGAAAAGGGGTGTGAATAATGCCACACAATATTTTCATGGTGGAGACCAAGAATACTACGGCTATTCACCGGAGATCAAGCCCTTGTTCTATCAGTCCACTGGAGAGCAATCTTGG caGGGAAATAGTGAAGGAGTGATACAAGCTGAGCCGAACACAAAAGTGGGACGCTATTCGGTTGAAGAACGTAAAGACAGAATCATGAGgtacttgaagaagaagaaccaacGCAACTTCAATAAGACCATCAAG TATGTGTGTCGTAAAACCCTAGCTGACCGGCGTGTTCGTGTTCGAGGACGATTTGCCAGGAACAATGACACATGTGAACAACAATCTCACGATCACAACCATTCTGAAAAAGACGAAAATATGTTTTCTGGATCAGACGACTATCTAATCCAG CAGATGAAAAACGACGATGGTTGGCTTCACGAAGCAATGTGTAATCTGATTTATTTTCCTTGTGAACTGGACCCTCCTAGTGATGCTCATCATCCAAACATATGGAGCTGA
- the LOC106353107 gene encoding two-component response regulator-like APRR1 isoform X2: MASSDPQFYTDFTCSGETSSQFHGSSSCPDISALSNYVGDGFNSFNTSSNQESTFLPQVLGISDVFVPRYINYYQKRGVNNATQYFHGGDQEYYGYSPEIKPLFYQSTGEQSWQGNSEGVIQAEPNTKVGRYSVEERKDRIMRYLKKKNQRNFNKTIKYVCRKTLADRRVRVRGRFARNNDTCEQQSHDHNHSEKDENMFSGSDDYLIQMKNDDGWLHEAMCNLIYFPCELDPPSDAHHPNIWS, translated from the exons ATGGCATCATCTGATCCTCAGTTCTACACCGATTTCACATGTTCCGGCGAGACTTCTTCTCAGTTTCACGGCTCTTCTTCATGTCCTGACATCTCAGCTCTATCCAACTACGTCGGCGATGGTTTCAATTCCTTCAACACATCTTCTAACCAAGAATCCACATTTTTACCCCAAGTTTTGGGGATTTCTGACGTTTTTGTGCCGAGGTACATCAACTACTACCAGAAAAGGGGTGTGAATAATGCCACACAATATTTTCATGGTGGAGACCAAGAATACTACGGCTATTCACCGGAGATCAAGCCCTTGTTCTATCAGTCCACTGGAGAGCAATCTTGG caGGGAAATAGTGAAGGAGTGATACAAGCTGAGCCGAACACAAAAGTGGGACGCTATTCGGTTGAAGAACGTAAAGACAGAATCATGAGgtacttgaagaagaagaaccaacGCAACTTCAATAAGACCATCAAG TATGTGTGTCGTAAAACCCTAGCTGACCGGCGTGTTCGTGTTCGAGGACGATTTGCCAGGAACAATGACACATGTGAACAACAATCTCACGATCACAACCATTCTGAAAAAGACGAAAATATGTTTTCTGGATCAGACGACTATCTAATCCAG ATGAAAAACGACGATGGTTGGCTTCACGAAGCAATGTGTAATCTGATTTATTTTCCTTGTGAACTGGACCCTCCTAGTGATGCTCATCATCCAAACATATGGAGCTGA
- the LOC106353107 gene encoding two-component response regulator-like APRR1 isoform X4, whose product MASSDPQFYTDFTCSGETSSQFHGSSSCPDISALSNYVGDGFNSFNTSSNQESTFLPQVLGISDVFVPRYINYYQKRGVNNATQYFHGGDQEYYGYSPEIKPLFYQSTGEQSWGNSEGVIQAEPNTKVGRYSVEERKDRIMRYLKKKNQRNFNKTIKYVCRKTLADRRVRVRGRFARNNDTCEQQSHDHNHSEKDENMFSGSDDYLIQMKNDDGWLHEAMCNLIYFPCELDPPSDAHHPNIWS is encoded by the exons ATGGCATCATCTGATCCTCAGTTCTACACCGATTTCACATGTTCCGGCGAGACTTCTTCTCAGTTTCACGGCTCTTCTTCATGTCCTGACATCTCAGCTCTATCCAACTACGTCGGCGATGGTTTCAATTCCTTCAACACATCTTCTAACCAAGAATCCACATTTTTACCCCAAGTTTTGGGGATTTCTGACGTTTTTGTGCCGAGGTACATCAACTACTACCAGAAAAGGGGTGTGAATAATGCCACACAATATTTTCATGGTGGAGACCAAGAATACTACGGCTATTCACCGGAGATCAAGCCCTTGTTCTATCAGTCCACTGGAGAGCAATCTTGG GGAAATAGTGAAGGAGTGATACAAGCTGAGCCGAACACAAAAGTGGGACGCTATTCGGTTGAAGAACGTAAAGACAGAATCATGAGgtacttgaagaagaagaaccaacGCAACTTCAATAAGACCATCAAG TATGTGTGTCGTAAAACCCTAGCTGACCGGCGTGTTCGTGTTCGAGGACGATTTGCCAGGAACAATGACACATGTGAACAACAATCTCACGATCACAACCATTCTGAAAAAGACGAAAATATGTTTTCTGGATCAGACGACTATCTAATCCAG ATGAAAAACGACGATGGTTGGCTTCACGAAGCAATGTGTAATCTGATTTATTTTCCTTGTGAACTGGACCCTCCTAGTGATGCTCATCATCCAAACATATGGAGCTGA